A section of the Streptomyces xinghaiensis S187 genome encodes:
- a CDS encoding aldo/keto reductase, protein MQYRTLGRTGVQVSTLALGAMNFGAIGRTSQDEATAIVDAALEAGINLIDTADMYSRGESEEMVGKAIAGRRDDIVLATKANMPMSEERNHQGSSRRWLVTALDDSLRRLGVDHVDLYQIHRWDPNTSDEETLSALTDLQRAGKIRYFGSSTFPAHRIVQAQWAAREHRLSRYVTEQPSYSILQRGIETHVLPVTEQYGLGVLAWSPLASGWLTGAVRAGREVTTSRSAVMPERFDLTVPANRARLDAVERLAGVADEAGLTMIQLALGFVTAHPGVTSALIGPRTLDHLHTQTAAAGTVLSADVLDAIDGIVTPGTDLAPHEKFDTPPSLLDASLRRR, encoded by the coding sequence ATGCAGTACCGCACCTTGGGCCGCACCGGTGTCCAGGTCAGCACCCTCGCGCTCGGCGCGATGAACTTCGGCGCCATCGGGCGCACCAGCCAGGACGAGGCCACCGCCATCGTCGACGCCGCCCTGGAGGCGGGGATCAACCTCATCGACACCGCCGACATGTACAGCAGGGGCGAGTCGGAGGAGATGGTCGGCAAGGCCATCGCCGGCCGCCGCGACGACATCGTGCTGGCCACGAAGGCAAACATGCCGATGAGCGAGGAGCGCAACCACCAGGGCAGTTCGCGCCGCTGGCTGGTCACCGCGCTGGACGACAGCCTGCGCCGCCTCGGTGTCGACCACGTCGACCTCTACCAGATCCACCGGTGGGACCCGAACACCAGCGACGAGGAGACCCTGTCGGCCCTCACCGACCTCCAACGCGCCGGAAAGATCCGCTACTTCGGCTCCTCGACCTTCCCCGCCCACCGCATCGTGCAGGCGCAGTGGGCCGCCCGCGAGCACCGCCTGAGCCGGTACGTCACCGAGCAGCCCAGCTACTCGATCCTCCAGCGCGGTATCGAGACCCACGTGCTGCCCGTCACCGAGCAGTACGGGCTCGGGGTGCTGGCGTGGAGCCCGCTCGCCTCGGGCTGGCTGACGGGCGCGGTCCGCGCGGGCCGGGAGGTCACGACCAGCCGCTCGGCGGTCATGCCGGAACGCTTCGACCTCACCGTCCCCGCCAACCGGGCCAGGCTCGACGCCGTCGAGCGGCTGGCCGGGGTCGCCGACGAGGCCGGCCTGACGATGATCCAGCTCGCCCTCGGCTTCGTGACCGCGCACCCCGGCGTGACCAGCGCGCTCATCGGCCCCCGCACCCTGGACCACCTGCACACGCAGACCGCCGCGGCCGGCACCGTGCTCTCCGCCGACGTCCTCGACGCGATCGACGGCATCGTCACCCCGGGCACGGACCTCGCCCCGCACGAGAAGTTCGACACCCCGCCCTCGCTGCTCGACGCGTCGCTGCGGCGCCGCTGA
- a CDS encoding TetR/AcrR family transcriptional regulator yields MKGSGECAGRAAQPKRADARRNREALLDAAAAVFVRSGVEAPVRDIAAEAGVGVGTIYRHFPKRADLIIGVFRHQVEACAEAGPALLAAGPTPYAALGKWIDLFVDFLVTKHGLAAVLQSDHAGFGTLHDYFLDRLVPVCTELLDAAAESGEIRSDVKALDLMRGVGNLCVGADDPRYDARRMVELLIAGLRRPR; encoded by the coding sequence GTGAAAGGCAGCGGTGAGTGCGCGGGGCGTGCGGCCCAGCCCAAACGGGCGGACGCCCGGCGCAACCGGGAGGCTCTGCTCGACGCGGCCGCCGCGGTCTTCGTCAGATCGGGCGTGGAGGCGCCGGTGCGCGACATCGCGGCCGAGGCGGGCGTCGGGGTGGGGACGATCTACCGCCACTTCCCGAAGCGGGCGGATCTCATCATCGGTGTCTTCCGGCACCAGGTCGAAGCCTGCGCCGAGGCCGGCCCGGCCCTGCTGGCGGCCGGTCCGACCCCTTATGCGGCGCTGGGGAAGTGGATTGACCTCTTTGTCGACTTCCTGGTCACCAAGCACGGGCTCGCCGCTGTGCTGCAGTCCGACCACGCCGGATTCGGGACGCTGCACGATTACTTCCTCGACCGCCTCGTGCCCGTGTGCACCGAACTGCTCGATGCCGCAGCCGAGTCCGGTGAGATCCGGTCCGACGTGAAGGCCCTCGACCTCATGCGCGGCGTCGGCAACCTCTGTGTCGGCGCGGACGACCCCCGCTACGACGCGCGCCGCATGGTCGAGCTCCTCATCGCGGGGCTGCGCCGGCCGCGCTGA
- a CDS encoding inositol monophosphatase family protein, with protein sequence MNEHHDLQAVAEEAVEAGVAWLVRAGDEWSEKRFKESGEEVTDADVEVERRVTRVLRERTPDIPVIGEESAEGGPLPERCWLLDPIDGTMNYTRGAPLHAVSLAYAEAGTPSVGVLHAPALHRRWTVGPRSAPATEPSGVREVSRAIVSVTGTGSPRSRSGTFLSGLLGGVAYRVRMHGCMSLDLAAVAEGWLDACVCFGPAPWDVAAGVTLLRRNGLTVLGAEGRDFTFGSPILAAGHPDLAKELIEIWESLPANDGAGAERAS encoded by the coding sequence GTGAACGAGCACCACGACCTGCAGGCTGTCGCCGAGGAAGCCGTCGAGGCGGGAGTCGCATGGCTCGTGCGAGCCGGGGACGAGTGGTCCGAGAAGAGATTCAAGGAGTCCGGCGAGGAGGTCACGGACGCCGACGTCGAGGTCGAACGTCGGGTGACCCGCGTGCTGCGCGAGCGCACCCCGGACATCCCCGTCATCGGCGAGGAGTCCGCCGAGGGCGGCCCGCTCCCGGAGCGCTGCTGGCTGCTGGACCCCATCGACGGCACCATGAACTACACCCGGGGCGCGCCCCTGCACGCCGTCTCCCTCGCCTACGCGGAGGCCGGGACCCCGTCCGTGGGCGTGCTCCACGCCCCGGCCCTGCACCGCCGCTGGACCGTCGGCCCGCGCAGCGCCCCGGCCACGGAACCGTCCGGGGTGCGCGAGGTCTCCCGGGCCATCGTCTCCGTCACGGGCACCGGATCGCCCCGCTCCCGGTCCGGCACCTTCCTCTCCGGCCTGCTGGGCGGCGTCGCGTACCGGGTGCGGATGCACGGCTGCATGAGCCTGGACCTGGCCGCGGTGGCCGAGGGCTGGCTCGACGCCTGCGTCTGCTTCGGCCCCGCCCCCTGGGACGTGGCCGCGGGCGTCACGCTCCTGCGCCGGAACGGCCTGACCGTCCTGGGCGCGGAGGGCCGCGACTTCACCTTCGGCTCCCCGATCCTGGCGGCCGGCCACCCGGACCTCGCCAAGGAGCTGATCGAGATCTGGGAGTCCCTTCCGGCGAACGACGGGGCGGGCGCCGAGCGGGCTTCCTGA
- a CDS encoding OsmC family protein, which produces MQKMTVNFLDGESYSVAVRGHEFTVDQPLDAGGDDLGPTPVELFTASLATCVGYYAGRYLARHGLPREGLRVETEFALAGDRPARVGEVRMRLVVPGELPEQRRKALAAVVNHCTVHNSIRQPPHVVIDVD; this is translated from the coding sequence ATGCAGAAGATGACCGTGAACTTCCTGGACGGGGAGTCCTACTCGGTCGCGGTGCGCGGCCACGAGTTCACCGTGGACCAGCCCCTGGACGCCGGGGGCGACGACCTCGGCCCCACCCCCGTCGAGTTGTTCACCGCCTCGCTGGCCACCTGCGTCGGCTACTACGCCGGCCGCTATCTGGCCCGGCACGGGCTGCCGCGCGAGGGACTGCGGGTGGAGACGGAGTTCGCGCTGGCCGGGGACCGCCCGGCGCGGGTCGGGGAGGTGCGGATGCGCCTCGTCGTCCCCGGGGAACTGCCCGAGCAGCGCCGCAAGGCACTGGCGGCCGTCGTCAACCACTGCACCGTGCACAACTCGATCCGGCAGCCGCCGCACGTCGTGATCGACGTGGACTGA
- a CDS encoding type II toxin-antitoxin system VapC family toxin, which yields MPAEYQQGLLDTNIMILRRWVDPEELPAEVAISAITLAELSAGPHEVRRNEEQDDYDEYAERARRLDVLQRAENEFDPIPFDAEAARIYGRVCAAVIGAGRKPRRRVADLMIASIAVAEDLPLFTTNPDDFKGLGDLLTVVPVTRPKVLHDR from the coding sequence ATGCCCGCTGAGTACCAGCAGGGTCTGCTCGATACGAACATCATGATCCTGCGCAGATGGGTGGACCCGGAAGAACTCCCCGCAGAGGTGGCGATCAGCGCGATCACCCTGGCGGAACTCTCAGCGGGGCCCCACGAGGTGCGGCGGAACGAGGAGCAGGACGACTACGACGAGTACGCCGAGCGCGCCCGCCGTCTCGATGTCCTGCAGCGGGCCGAGAACGAGTTCGACCCCATCCCCTTCGACGCGGAAGCCGCCCGCATCTACGGCCGAGTGTGCGCGGCTGTGATCGGAGCCGGCCGCAAACCCCGCCGCCGGGTGGCCGACTTGATGATCGCCTCGATCGCCGTCGCCGAGGACCTCCCTCTCTTCACCACCAACCCCGACGACTTCAAGGGACTCGGCGACCTGCTCACCGTCGTCCCTGTGACCCGCCCAAAGGTGCTGCACGACCGCTGA
- a CDS encoding type II toxin-antitoxin system prevent-host-death family antitoxin translates to MSAQHEITQRDLRNRSREIMDAVQNGQSFTVTRDGNRIGELIPLRRRRRFVPRGEFAAMSHTAPDISLDAFRSDQSATAEQEADDPYAR, encoded by the coding sequence GTGTCAGCCCAGCACGAGATCACCCAGCGCGACCTGCGCAACCGGTCGAGAGAAATCATGGACGCCGTCCAGAACGGACAGTCCTTTACCGTCACACGGGACGGAAACCGGATCGGCGAACTGATCCCCCTGCGTCGACGCAGACGCTTCGTGCCCCGAGGTGAGTTCGCCGCGATGTCGCACACCGCCCCCGACATCTCCCTGGACGCCTTCCGGTCGGACCAGTCCGCCACCGCCGAGCAGGAGGCGGACGACCCCTATGCCCGCTGA
- a CDS encoding pirin family protein codes for MSGPVSTVDAPVTRADTGHPEAPCVEISDSREATVGTTRVRRALPRRGRRTVGAWCFADHMGPADVTENSGLDIGPHPHIGLQTVTWVTDGQVLHRDSLGSEQVIKPGQLNLMTAGGGVSHAEEATGHYRGTLEGIQLWVALPEATRHGPAAFEHHAGLPQADLDGGAGTATVLIGDFGGAVSPARRDTPLVGVDLDLRASATVPLRTGFEYALVVLEGAVAVHGKPLHPGRLGYLGEGRGELRLEVREPARAMLLGGTPFEEPILMWWNFVGRTRAEIDAAHASWQRQGDRFGRVESALPRIPAAAPHWQRAGGER; via the coding sequence ATGAGCGGACCGGTCAGTACGGTCGACGCCCCCGTGACCCGGGCCGATACCGGCCACCCCGAGGCGCCGTGCGTGGAGATCAGCGACAGCCGCGAGGCGACGGTCGGGACGACCCGGGTGCGCCGCGCGCTGCCGCGCCGGGGCCGCCGCACCGTCGGCGCCTGGTGCTTCGCCGACCACATGGGCCCGGCCGACGTCACCGAGAACAGCGGCCTGGACATCGGACCGCACCCCCACATCGGCCTGCAGACCGTCACCTGGGTCACCGACGGGCAGGTGCTGCACCGCGACAGCCTCGGCTCCGAACAGGTCATCAAACCCGGACAGCTCAACCTGATGACCGCCGGCGGCGGCGTCTCGCACGCCGAGGAGGCCACCGGCCACTACCGCGGCACCCTGGAAGGCATCCAGCTGTGGGTGGCCCTGCCGGAGGCCACCCGGCACGGGCCCGCCGCTTTCGAGCACCACGCCGGGCTGCCGCAGGCCGACCTCGACGGGGGCGCGGGCACGGCCACCGTGCTGATCGGGGACTTCGGCGGCGCCGTCAGCCCCGCCCGGCGCGACACCCCCCTGGTCGGCGTCGACCTCGACCTGCGCGCCTCCGCCACCGTGCCGCTGCGCACCGGCTTCGAGTACGCCCTGGTGGTCCTCGAAGGAGCCGTCGCCGTGCACGGGAAGCCGCTGCACCCGGGCCGGCTGGGCTACCTCGGCGAGGGCCGCGGCGAACTCCGGCTGGAGGTGCGCGAGCCGGCCCGCGCGATGCTCCTGGGCGGCACGCCGTTCGAGGAGCCGATTCTGATGTGGTGGAACTTCGTGGGCCGCACCCGGGCGGAGATCGACGCCGCCCACGCGTCGTGGCAGCGGCAGGGCGACCGGTTCGGCCGCGTGGAGTCCGCGCTGCCGCGGATCCCTGCCGCCGCCCCGCACTGGCAGCGGGCCGGAGGGGAGCGGTGA
- a CDS encoding GNAT family N-acetyltransferase, which translates to MSTAVRDNPAGNRYEIHEGERLAGFSAYRLTGRRIAFTHTETLPEFRGRGLAGRLVAGQLDDARRRGLAVLPFCPYVRQYIAEHADAYLGLVPTTDRARFGLPHPETA; encoded by the coding sequence ATGAGCACCGCTGTCCGCGACAACCCCGCCGGGAACCGCTACGAGATCCACGAGGGTGAACGGCTGGCCGGTTTCTCCGCCTACCGGCTCACCGGCCGGAGGATCGCCTTCACCCACACCGAGACGCTGCCGGAGTTCCGGGGACGCGGCCTGGCCGGGCGGCTGGTCGCCGGACAACTCGACGACGCCCGCCGCCGCGGACTCGCCGTCCTGCCGTTCTGTCCCTACGTCAGGCAATACATCGCCGAGCACGCCGACGCCTACCTCGGTCTCGTCCCCACAACGGATCGCGCCCGGTTCGGCCTGCCCCACCCGGAGACGGCATAA
- a CDS encoding flavodoxin domain-containing protein, protein MLTAQRVLVTYGSKHGSTADIAQWIGDVLRARKIDVVVLPASGVQDLEPYDAVVIGGGLYAGRWQKDAARFARRNRRELDRRPVWLFSSGPLDPSASEGEIPPPKAVARIAERVHARGHMTFGGRLPEDSDGFLTRRLVADGRGGDFRDREQIRAWGEHIAAEVNDTGPAG, encoded by the coding sequence ATGCTCACAGCACAGCGCGTACTCGTCACCTACGGAAGCAAGCACGGTTCCACCGCCGACATCGCCCAGTGGATCGGGGACGTGCTGCGCGCCCGGAAGATCGACGTCGTCGTCCTCCCGGCCTCCGGCGTCCAGGACCTCGAACCGTACGACGCCGTGGTGATCGGCGGCGGCCTCTACGCCGGCCGCTGGCAGAAGGACGCGGCCCGTTTCGCCCGCCGGAACCGCAGGGAACTCGACCGGCGCCCCGTCTGGCTCTTCAGCAGCGGCCCGCTCGACCCCTCCGCCTCCGAGGGCGAGATCCCGCCGCCGAAAGCGGTGGCCCGGATCGCCGAACGGGTGCACGCCCGCGGCCACATGACCTTCGGCGGCCGGCTCCCGGAGGACTCCGACGGCTTCCTCACCCGCCGCCTCGTCGCGGACGGCAGGGGCGGCGACTTCCGCGACCGCGAGCAGATACGGGCCTGGGGCGAGCACATCGCGGCGGAGGTGAACGACACCGGGCCGGCCGGCTGA
- a CDS encoding CBS domain-containing protein, with translation MKHRKVGTVMTIDVVRAVAATPFKDVVTRLDEHGISGMPVVDDDEKVIGVISVSDLMGGRPGRDGAGGRKTGPQAGPGAGAGAGAGAGAGAGTGGLRLPRLGHTARRAAGEDGRAPTAGELMTSPAVTVRALDSIAHAARTMVRHQVERLPVVDEEDRLVGIVTRRDLLQVFLRPDADIRREIIDEVLVGALWLPPHAIGVTVVGGVVVLEGCLERRSEVPIAEHMAGQVDGVVSVVSHLTHRYDDAKIRPVEPALHGLADGWLRRF, from the coding sequence ATGAAGCACCGCAAGGTCGGCACCGTGATGACGATCGACGTGGTCCGCGCAGTCGCCGCCACCCCCTTCAAGGACGTCGTGACGCGGCTGGACGAGCACGGGATCAGCGGAATGCCGGTGGTGGACGACGACGAGAAGGTCATCGGGGTGATCTCCGTCTCCGACCTGATGGGCGGTCGGCCGGGCCGGGACGGAGCCGGCGGCCGGAAGACGGGGCCCCAGGCGGGGCCCGGGGCGGGGGCCGGGGCGGGGGCCGGGGCGGGGGCCGGGGCCGGAACCGGCGGACTGCGCCTGCCCCGCCTCGGCCACACCGCACGGCGGGCCGCCGGGGAGGACGGCCGCGCGCCCACGGCGGGGGAACTGATGACCTCGCCGGCCGTCACCGTCCGCGCCCTGGACTCCATCGCGCACGCGGCCCGCACCATGGTGCGGCACCAGGTGGAGCGGCTGCCGGTGGTGGACGAGGAGGACCGGCTGGTCGGCATCGTCACCCGGCGGGACCTGCTCCAGGTCTTCCTGCGGCCGGACGCAGACATCCGCCGGGAGATCATCGACGAGGTGCTGGTCGGCGCCCTGTGGCTGCCCCCGCACGCCATCGGCGTCACGGTCGTGGGCGGCGTGGTCGTCCTGGAGGGTTGTCTGGAACGGCGCAGCGAGGTGCCGATCGCCGAGCACATGGCCGGGCAGGTGGACGGGGTGGTGAGCGTGGTCAGCCATCTCACCCACCGCTACGACGACGCGAAGATCCGCCCGGTGGAACCGGCCCTGCACGGCCTCGCCGACGGCTGGCTCCGCAGGTTCTGA
- a CDS encoding bifunctional GNAT family N-acetyltransferase/acetate--CoA ligase family protein has protein sequence MTTDIAHRAEMTHALLADGRTVEIRQARPEDIHQVLWLYEEMSPENLRLRFFGASRLSGRMAAERFCGPPRPGFLPLIAFCEDQIVGVAEYETGPADPATAEVALAVADDFHHRGVGTLLLEHLVHAARANGVATFTADALADNHAMLKVFADLGLSTARRFENSEVHCTVGLEPDERYLAACDERGRTADAASLRPLLRPRSIAVVGAGTKPGSVGRAVLRNIRRAGFTGALHAVNPHVHTIEHTPCYPSVTTIPEPPELAVLAVPARAVPQVAEECGKSGVRALVVLTSGLDDAEAEALLVTVRRYGMRLVGPNCLGIANTEEPVRLDATFAAHRPLPGTAGVAVQSGGVGIALLGGLSRLGVGVSSFVSLGDKYDVSGNDLLQWWEEDGRTDLALLHLESFGNPRAFSRTARRVTRKMPLLTVDAGRSDAGRRAAASHTAAAATPTMTRQALFTQAGIIATRTVGELLDTAALLHAQPLPTGSRVAVVSNAGGAGVLAADACVEAGLSVPELPTDLVEELLEWLPPGASATNPVDATAAVGDQSLSAVLDRLSAHEAVDAVLLALVPTALAAATGDDPLRALTHAAPERRRPRTVAAVLLDQAESVRLLHTRGGAAVPAYADPQAAARALAHAAERARFLARPTGTFPELHGTDTDGARALVDAFLAEHPDGGWLDPRRSAELLDHYRIPQLPWAWAEDEQGAVDAAARLAPGPEGRVVLKAYWPGLVHKTDEGAVLLDLAGEEKVRQAYRSLAGRFGEVMTGVLVQPMAERGTELVAGVVQDQVFGPLVLFGLGGTATELLADHAARLAPLTDRDVHDLITAPRSAPLLFGYRGGGPVDLEGLEQLLLRVSRMACDLPQLAEADLNPVVARPDGVTALDVRIRLLPRQARDPYLRRLR, from the coding sequence ATGACGACGGACATCGCGCACCGCGCCGAGATGACGCACGCACTGCTGGCCGACGGCAGGACGGTGGAGATCCGCCAGGCGCGCCCGGAGGACATCCACCAGGTGCTGTGGCTGTACGAGGAGATGTCGCCGGAGAACCTGCGGTTGCGCTTCTTCGGCGCGAGCCGGCTGTCCGGGCGGATGGCCGCCGAACGGTTCTGCGGTCCACCGCGCCCCGGCTTCCTGCCGCTGATCGCCTTCTGCGAGGACCAGATCGTGGGCGTCGCCGAGTACGAGACCGGCCCCGCCGACCCCGCCACGGCGGAAGTCGCCCTGGCCGTCGCCGACGACTTCCACCACCGCGGCGTCGGCACCCTGCTGCTGGAGCACCTGGTGCACGCGGCCCGCGCGAACGGTGTCGCCACGTTCACCGCCGACGCCCTCGCCGACAACCACGCGATGCTGAAGGTCTTCGCCGACCTCGGCCTGAGCACCGCCCGCCGGTTCGAGAACTCCGAGGTGCACTGCACCGTCGGCCTGGAACCGGACGAGCGCTACCTGGCCGCCTGCGACGAGCGCGGCCGGACCGCCGACGCCGCCAGCCTGCGGCCGCTGCTGCGGCCCCGTTCCATCGCCGTCGTCGGGGCGGGCACCAAGCCCGGCTCCGTGGGCCGCGCCGTGCTGCGCAACATCCGCCGGGCCGGCTTCACCGGCGCGCTGCACGCCGTCAACCCGCACGTCCACACCATCGAACACACCCCGTGCTACCCGTCCGTGACGACGATTCCCGAGCCGCCGGAGCTGGCCGTGCTCGCCGTCCCGGCGCGCGCCGTGCCCCAAGTGGCCGAGGAGTGCGGCAAGTCCGGGGTCCGCGCCCTGGTGGTGCTGACCTCCGGGCTGGACGACGCCGAGGCGGAGGCGCTGCTGGTGACCGTCCGCCGCTACGGGATGCGGCTCGTCGGCCCGAACTGCCTGGGCATCGCCAACACCGAGGAGCCCGTGCGGCTGGACGCCACCTTCGCCGCGCACCGGCCGCTGCCGGGCACCGCCGGGGTCGCCGTGCAGTCCGGCGGGGTCGGCATCGCGCTGCTGGGCGGGCTGTCCCGGCTCGGCGTCGGCGTCTCCAGCTTCGTCTCGCTCGGCGACAAGTACGACGTCAGCGGCAACGACCTGCTGCAGTGGTGGGAGGAGGACGGCCGCACCGACCTGGCCCTGCTGCACCTGGAGTCCTTCGGCAACCCGCGCGCCTTCTCCCGCACCGCCCGCCGGGTCACCCGGAAGATGCCGCTGCTGACCGTCGACGCGGGCCGCTCCGACGCCGGCCGCCGCGCCGCCGCCTCGCACACCGCCGCGGCCGCGACGCCGACCATGACCCGGCAGGCCCTCTTCACCCAGGCCGGGATCATCGCCACCCGCACGGTCGGCGAACTCCTCGACACCGCCGCCCTGTTGCACGCCCAGCCGCTGCCCACCGGGTCGCGGGTGGCCGTGGTGTCGAACGCGGGCGGCGCGGGCGTCCTCGCCGCCGACGCCTGCGTCGAGGCGGGCCTGAGCGTGCCGGAGCTTCCCACGGACCTGGTCGAGGAGCTGCTGGAGTGGCTGCCGCCGGGCGCGAGCGCGACGAACCCCGTGGACGCCACCGCGGCCGTCGGCGACCAGTCGCTGAGCGCCGTCCTGGACCGGCTGTCCGCACACGAGGCCGTGGACGCGGTGCTGCTCGCCCTCGTCCCCACCGCGCTGGCCGCGGCCACGGGCGACGACCCGCTGCGGGCCCTCACCCACGCGGCCCCGGAGCGCCGGCGGCCCCGCACGGTCGCGGCGGTCCTGCTGGACCAGGCCGAGTCCGTGCGGCTGCTGCACACCCGGGGCGGCGCCGCCGTCCCCGCGTACGCGGACCCGCAGGCCGCCGCCCGCGCCCTGGCTCACGCCGCGGAGCGGGCCCGGTTCCTGGCCCGGCCGACGGGCACCTTCCCCGAACTGCACGGCACCGACACCGACGGCGCCCGCGCACTCGTGGACGCCTTCCTCGCCGAGCACCCGGACGGCGGCTGGCTCGACCCGCGCCGCAGCGCCGAACTGCTGGACCACTACCGCATCCCGCAGCTCCCCTGGGCCTGGGCCGAGGACGAGCAGGGCGCGGTCGACGCCGCCGCCCGCCTCGCCCCCGGGCCGGAGGGCCGCGTCGTGCTGAAGGCGTACTGGCCCGGCCTGGTGCACAAGACCGACGAGGGCGCGGTGCTCCTCGACCTGGCCGGCGAGGAGAAGGTGCGGCAGGCGTACCGCTCGCTGGCCGGGCGCTTCGGGGAGGTGATGACCGGGGTGCTGGTCCAGCCGATGGCGGAGCGCGGCACCGAGTTGGTCGCCGGAGTCGTCCAGGACCAGGTCTTCGGGCCGCTGGTGCTCTTCGGCCTCGGCGGCACCGCCACCGAACTGCTGGCCGACCACGCGGCACGGCTGGCGCCGCTGACCGACCGCGACGTGCACGACCTGATCACCGCGCCGCGCTCCGCGCCGCTGCTCTTCGGCTACCGCGGCGGCGGCCCGGTCGACCTCGAAGGGCTCGAACAACTGCTGCTGCGGGTCTCGCGGATGGCGTGCGACCTGCCGCAGCTCGCCGAGGCCGACCTCAACCCGGTCGTCGCCCGGCCCGACGGCGTCACCGCACTCGACGTCCGTATCCGCCTGCTGCCCCGGCAGGCGCGCGACCCCTATCTGCGCCGGCTGCGCTGA